A DNA window from Comamonas fluminis contains the following coding sequences:
- the ugpA gene encoding sn-glycerol-3-phosphate ABC transporter permease UgpA → MEKRVLFRSRWLPWVLIAPQLLIIGIFFFWPAGQAVLQSFQMEDAFGMSTEWVGFDNFRQIFSDPSYLTSFKRTALFSVLVAGLGIATSLALAIFADRIVRFAMVYKTLLIIPYAVAPVIAGVLWVFMFSPSIGVVAYFLNKLGYTWNHLMNENQAMALIVLASVWKQISYNFLFFLAGLQSIPKALIEAASIDGAGPWRRFWNIQLPLLSPTTFFLLVINIVYAFFDTFGIIDAATHGGPGQSTSILVYKVYLDGFKALDLGGSAAQSVILMLIVVVLTVIQFRYVEKKVQY, encoded by the coding sequence ATGGAAAAACGCGTTCTTTTCCGATCGAGATGGCTGCCCTGGGTGCTGATCGCACCGCAGCTGCTCATCATCGGTATTTTCTTTTTCTGGCCCGCTGGTCAGGCTGTCCTCCAGTCATTCCAGATGGAAGACGCGTTCGGCATGAGCACCGAATGGGTGGGGTTTGATAATTTCCGTCAGATCTTCTCTGACCCGTCCTATCTCACGTCCTTCAAGCGCACAGCACTGTTTTCCGTTCTGGTCGCTGGCCTGGGTATTGCGACCTCATTGGCCTTGGCCATTTTTGCGGACCGCATCGTGCGCTTCGCCATGGTCTACAAGACCCTGCTGATCATTCCCTACGCCGTTGCCCCCGTCATCGCGGGTGTGCTGTGGGTGTTCATGTTCTCCCCTTCCATCGGCGTGGTGGCGTATTTCCTGAACAAGCTGGGCTATACCTGGAACCACCTGATGAACGAAAACCAGGCCATGGCGCTGATCGTGCTGGCCTCGGTATGGAAACAGATTTCGTACAACTTCCTGTTCTTCCTTGCAGGCCTGCAGTCCATCCCCAAGGCCCTGATCGAAGCCGCTTCGATTGACGGTGCCGGCCCATGGCGCCGTTTCTGGAATATCCAGCTGCCGCTGCTGTCGCCCACCACCTTCTTCCTGCTGGTGATCAACATCGTCTACGCCTTCTTCGACACCTTCGGCATCATTGACGCGGCCACCCACGGCGGCCCCGGCCAGTCCACGTCGATTCTGGTCTACAAGGTGTATCTGGACGGCTTCAAGGCGCTGGACCTGGGCGGCTCGGCTGCGCAGTCCGTGATCCTGATGCTGATTGTGGTTGTGCTGACTGTGATCCAGTTCCGCTACGTTGAGAAGAAAGTGCAGTACTGA
- the ugpB gene encoding sn-glycerol-3-phosphate ABC transporter substrate-binding protein UgpB, giving the protein MQFKQLAMAAAVAATAFSAQAATEIQWWHSMTAVNNEWVNDLAKQFNESQKDFKVVPTFKGVYDESMTAAIAAFRSGNAPDILQVFEVGTATMMASKGATVPVGKVMADAGVAFDPKAYIPAVAGYYTAPNGQMLSFPFNSSTTIFYYNKDAFKKAGLNPDKAPATWPEVFAAAKKLKESGHSCPMTLAWQGWTQLESFSTWHNVEFATEQNGLSTNGYKARMKVNSPLHVKHIDNLAAAAKAGEFVYKGRASTAQASFTAGECAMIQTSSGFYGDVAKNAKFNYALAPLPYYPDVKGAPQNTVIGGASLWVMAGKSAEHYKGVAKFFEFLSQTKVQAASHQRTGYLPVTMAAYDLTDKSGFYQKHPGTDTAVTQMIRKVTNNSRGIRLGNYVQIRTIEDEELEQVWAGKKTGQQALDAIVTRGNELLARFERSYKK; this is encoded by the coding sequence ATGCAATTCAAGCAACTGGCCATGGCCGCCGCCGTCGCCGCCACCGCCTTCTCGGCACAAGCCGCCACCGAAATTCAATGGTGGCATTCGATGACCGCCGTGAACAACGAGTGGGTCAACGATCTGGCCAAGCAGTTCAATGAAAGCCAGAAGGATTTCAAGGTTGTGCCAACCTTCAAGGGCGTGTACGACGAGTCCATGACTGCCGCGATTGCAGCCTTCCGCTCGGGCAATGCGCCAGATATTCTGCAAGTGTTTGAAGTGGGCACCGCCACCATGATGGCTTCCAAGGGCGCGACCGTGCCTGTGGGCAAGGTGATGGCTGATGCAGGTGTCGCTTTCGACCCCAAGGCCTATATCCCCGCCGTGGCCGGTTACTACACCGCCCCCAACGGCCAGATGCTGAGCTTCCCCTTCAACAGCTCAACCACCATCTTCTATTACAACAAGGACGCCTTCAAGAAGGCTGGCCTGAACCCCGACAAAGCCCCCGCTACCTGGCCTGAAGTGTTTGCTGCCGCCAAGAAGCTCAAGGAAAGCGGCCACAGCTGCCCCATGACCCTGGCCTGGCAAGGCTGGACCCAGCTGGAGTCCTTCTCCACCTGGCACAACGTGGAGTTCGCCACTGAGCAAAACGGTCTGTCCACCAACGGCTACAAGGCCCGCATGAAGGTGAACTCGCCTCTGCACGTCAAGCACATCGACAACCTGGCCGCTGCTGCCAAGGCCGGTGAGTTTGTCTACAAGGGCCGCGCATCGACTGCCCAGGCTTCGTTCACCGCAGGTGAATGCGCCATGATCCAGACTTCGTCCGGTTTCTACGGCGACGTGGCCAAGAACGCCAAGTTCAACTACGCCCTGGCTCCCCTGCCCTACTACCCCGATGTGAAGGGCGCACCCCAGAACACCGTGATTGGCGGCGCTTCGCTGTGGGTGATGGCTGGCAAGTCGGCCGAGCACTACAAGGGCGTGGCCAAGTTCTTCGAATTCCTTTCGCAGACCAAGGTGCAAGCCGCTTCGCACCAGCGCACCGGCTACCTGCCTGTGACCATGGCCGCCTATGACCTGACCGACAAGTCCGGCTTCTATCAAAAGCACCCCGGCACTGATACTGCTGTGACGCAGATGATCCGCAAGGTCACCAACAACTCGCGTGGTATCCGTCTGGGCAACTATGTGCAGATTCGTACCATCGAGGACGAAGAACTCGAACAAGTGTGGGCTGGCAAGAAGACCGGCCAGCAAGCGCTGGACGCTATCGTGACCCGCGGCAATGAGCTGCTGGCGCGCTTCGAGCGTTCGTATAAGAAGTAA
- the ugpE gene encoding sn-glycerol-3-phosphate ABC transporter permease UgpE, which translates to MVDRNPWLNFFSHAVLILGVAIVAFPLYLALVASTHTASEIVQSPMPLLPGSHMWENYKAALLGSGKLGSNTNVVQMMWVSFVVAIIITVGKIAISLLSAFAIVYFRFPFKMFCFWAIFVTLMLPVEVRILPTYKVVAELGLLNSYAGLSLPLIASATATFLFRQFFLSVPDELVEAARIDGAGPMRFFKDILVPLSKTSIAALFVIQFIYGWNQYLWPLLMTTSEDMYPVVVGIKAMLGGGGDASVDWNIVMATAILAMLPPTLVVMLMQKWFVKGLVDTEK; encoded by the coding sequence ATGGTTGACCGTAACCCCTGGCTTAATTTCTTCTCCCACGCCGTGCTCATTCTCGGCGTGGCCATCGTGGCCTTCCCGCTGTACCTGGCACTGGTGGCTTCTACGCACACGGCCAGCGAGATTGTGCAGTCCCCCATGCCGCTGCTGCCAGGCAGCCATATGTGGGAAAACTACAAGGCCGCGCTGCTGGGCTCCGGCAAACTGGGCTCCAACACCAACGTCGTGCAGATGATGTGGGTGAGCTTTGTGGTCGCCATAATCATCACCGTGGGCAAGATCGCCATCTCTCTGCTGTCGGCCTTTGCCATCGTGTACTTCCGCTTTCCGTTCAAGATGTTCTGCTTCTGGGCCATCTTCGTGACGCTGATGCTGCCCGTGGAAGTGCGCATTCTGCCCACCTACAAGGTTGTGGCTGAACTGGGCCTTTTGAACAGCTACGCGGGTCTGTCCCTGCCGCTGATCGCCTCGGCCACCGCCACTTTCCTGTTCCGCCAGTTCTTCCTGAGCGTGCCGGACGAGCTGGTGGAAGCCGCCCGCATTGACGGGGCCGGCCCCATGCGCTTTTTCAAGGACATTCTGGTGCCCTTGTCCAAGACCTCGATTGCCGCCCTGTTCGTGATTCAGTTCATCTACGGCTGGAACCAGTACCTGTGGCCCCTCTTGATGACCACCTCGGAAGACATGTACCCCGTGGTCGTGGGCATCAAGGCCATGCTGGGCGGTGGCGGTGACGCCAGCGTGGACTGGAACATCGTGATGGCCACAGCCATCCTGGCCATGCTGCCCCCCACGCTGGTGGTGATGCTGATGCAAAAATGGTTCGTCAAGGGCCTGGTCGACACCGAGAAATAA